A window of the Streptomyces griseochromogenes genome harbors these coding sequences:
- the aroH gene encoding chorismate mutase: MAVRAVRGAVQLERDEAGHMDEQVGALLTAILERNSLAADDLISIWFTATPDLHSDFPAAAARGLGIVDVPLICAQELDIEGAMPRVVRVLAHVESDRPRAEIAHVYLGAAAALRKDIAQ; the protein is encoded by the coding sequence GTGGCGGTACGAGCGGTCCGGGGGGCCGTCCAACTGGAGCGGGACGAGGCCGGGCACATGGACGAGCAGGTGGGCGCCCTGCTCACCGCCATCCTGGAGCGGAACTCACTCGCCGCGGACGACCTGATCAGCATCTGGTTCACGGCCACCCCCGACCTGCACAGCGACTTCCCGGCGGCCGCCGCCCGGGGACTCGGCATCGTCGACGTGCCCCTGATCTGTGCCCAGGAACTGGACATCGAGGGCGCCATGCCCCGGGTCGTGCGGGTCCTCGCCCACGTCGAGTCGGACCGGCCCCGCGCCGAGATCGCCCACGTCTACCTCGGCGCCGCCGCCGCTCTGCGCAAGGACATCGCCCAGTGA
- a CDS encoding Rieske (2Fe-2S) protein, which translates to MSQCSTRRNVLATGAAAFAAVGCVGCGGTKTKSPSSPSGSASPSSPSGSPSPSSSGGSASPRSPGGKALGNTSDIPVGGGKVFKEQKVVVTQPTAGDFKAFSAICTHMGCEVNRVADGTIDCPCHGSKYHVADGSVAHGPATRPLPAETIKVEGNSIRLV; encoded by the coding sequence ATGTCCCAGTGCTCGACCCGCCGCAACGTTCTCGCCACGGGCGCGGCCGCGTTCGCCGCCGTCGGATGCGTGGGATGCGGCGGCACCAAGACCAAGAGCCCGTCGTCCCCGAGCGGGAGCGCGAGCCCCTCGTCCCCGAGCGGGAGCCCGAGCCCCTCGTCCTCGGGCGGGAGCGCGAGCCCCCGGTCCCCGGGCGGGAAGGCGCTGGGGAACACGAGCGACATTCCCGTGGGCGGCGGCAAGGTCTTCAAGGAGCAGAAGGTCGTGGTCACCCAGCCGACGGCGGGCGACTTCAAGGCCTTCTCGGCGATCTGCACCCACATGGGCTGCGAGGTGAACCGGGTGGCGGACGGCACGATCGACTGCCCCTGCCACGGCAGCAAGTACCACGTCGCCGACGGCTCGGTGGCGCACGGTCCGGCGACGAGGCCGCTGCCCGCCGAGACGATCAAGGTCGAGGGAAATTCGATCCGCCTGGTGTGA
- a CDS encoding DNA polymerase beta superfamily protein: MRPKDPERLVRDHTIYACVMGSRAFGLATEASDTDRRGVFLAPTPLFWRFEKPPTHVEGPGEERFSWELERFCELALRGNPNILECLHSPLVEHIDDTGRELLSLRGAFLSRHAYDTFTRYALGQRRKLDADVRTTGAPRWKHAMHLLRLLMSARDLLRTGELRIDVGEQREPLLAVKRGEVSWTRAEEWMASLAAETEEALRRTPLPPEPDHARVADFVFRTRRASALQAEADHQVVQGVVGGGRVGQV, encoded by the coding sequence ATGCGACCGAAGGACCCCGAGCGTCTCGTACGCGACCACACGATCTACGCCTGCGTCATGGGTTCGCGGGCCTTCGGCCTGGCCACGGAGGCCAGCGACACCGACCGGCGGGGCGTCTTCCTCGCCCCCACTCCCCTGTTCTGGCGGTTCGAGAAGCCGCCGACCCATGTGGAGGGGCCGGGTGAGGAGCGGTTCTCCTGGGAGCTGGAGCGGTTCTGCGAGCTGGCGCTGCGCGGCAACCCGAACATCCTGGAGTGCCTGCACTCCCCGCTCGTGGAGCACATCGACGACACCGGCCGCGAGCTGCTGTCCCTGCGCGGCGCGTTCCTCTCCCGGCACGCCTACGACACCTTCACCCGCTACGCCCTCGGCCAGCGCCGCAAGCTCGACGCCGACGTCCGCACGACGGGTGCCCCGCGCTGGAAGCACGCGATGCACCTGCTCCGCCTGCTGATGAGCGCCCGCGATCTGCTGCGCACCGGGGAACTGCGGATCGATGTCGGCGAGCAGCGGGAGCCCCTGCTCGCCGTGAAGCGGGGCGAGGTCTCCTGGACGCGGGCCGAGGAGTGGATGGCCTCGCTCGCGGCCGAGACCGAGGAGGCGCTGCGCCGCACCCCGCTGCCGCCGGAGCCGGACCACGCGCGCGTGGCCGACTTCGTCTTCCGGACGCGGCGCGCCTCAGCCCTCCAGGCGGAGGCGGACCACCAGGTCGTGCAGGGCGTCGTGGGCGGTGGGCGCGTCGGGCAGGTCTGA
- a CDS encoding DNA polymerase beta superfamily protein, producing the protein MIDDLDLNLTSVIAEQPDPLLFATVSGAHLYGFPSEDSDLDLRGVHLLPAADLVGLREPEETRSRVWVRFGVEMDLVTHDLRKFVRLMLRRNGYVLEQLLSPLVAHSTDAHRELTALVPGVLTSHHAHHYRGFAVTQWRLFEKTGELKPLLYTFRVLLTGIHLMRSGEVQAHLPTLLDQVGAPGYLPELIAAKAEREHGTAELDHMRAEADVERLHAVLDEAQAASDLPDAPTAHDALHDLVVRLRLEG; encoded by the coding sequence ATGATCGACGACCTCGACCTGAACCTGACATCGGTGATCGCCGAACAGCCCGACCCGCTGCTGTTCGCGACCGTCTCCGGAGCCCACCTGTACGGCTTCCCCTCCGAGGACTCCGACCTGGATCTGCGCGGTGTCCACCTGCTGCCCGCCGCCGATCTGGTCGGGCTGCGCGAGCCGGAGGAGACACGGTCGCGGGTCTGGGTGCGGTTCGGCGTCGAGATGGACCTCGTCACCCATGACCTGCGCAAGTTCGTACGGCTGATGCTCCGGCGCAACGGCTATGTGCTGGAGCAGCTGCTCTCCCCCCTGGTCGCGCACAGCACCGACGCGCACCGGGAGCTCACCGCGCTCGTGCCGGGCGTCCTCACCAGCCACCACGCCCACCACTACCGGGGCTTCGCCGTGACCCAGTGGCGGCTGTTCGAGAAGACCGGCGAACTCAAGCCGCTGCTCTACACGTTCCGCGTGCTGCTCACCGGCATACACCTCATGCGCAGCGGCGAGGTCCAGGCCCATCTGCCCACGCTCCTGGACCAGGTGGGCGCGCCCGGCTATCTGCCCGAGCTGATAGCCGCCAAGGCGGAGCGCGAGCACGGCACCGCCGAGCTCGACCACATGCGCGCGGAGGCCGACGTGGAGCGGCTGCACGCCGTGCTCGACGAGGCGCAGGCCGCCTCAGACCTGCCCGACGCGCCCACCGCCCACGACGCCCTGCACGACCTGGTGGTCCGCCTCCGCCTGGAGGGCTGA
- a CDS encoding ADP-ribosylglycohydrolase family protein: MTTTRTSKRAATGSLLGLALGDALGFPTEFNDVPTILAKCGPWREMELPARALVSDDTQMTLAVGRALRTAMDRGVLAPKRLERPLREEFVDWYQSPENNRAPGRTCLTACALLKEEGRVWQEASRIGSKGCGANMRVAPIGLTPGLSDEQRAGAAQLQSALTHGHPTALAASDLTARAVRLLAQGTDPAGLVGQLRSYAHDNRTRYHHTWLGDLWTRSHDPSPEHFIARGWDECLDILGRLQEAVRTHSPETDPCLATGEGWIAEEALATGLLCFLLFPDEPVTALRRAACSSGDSDSIACLTGAFAGAWRGADAWPAEWADRIEYGGDLLTLGALWDA, encoded by the coding sequence ATGACCACCACTCGGACGAGCAAGCGCGCCGCCACCGGATCGCTGCTCGGCCTCGCCCTCGGGGACGCCCTCGGCTTCCCGACCGAGTTCAACGACGTGCCCACGATCCTCGCCAAGTGCGGGCCCTGGCGGGAGATGGAGCTGCCCGCGCGCGCCCTCGTCTCCGACGACACCCAGATGACCCTCGCCGTCGGCCGCGCGCTCAGGACCGCCATGGACCGGGGCGTGCTCGCGCCGAAGCGGCTGGAGCGGCCGCTGCGCGAGGAGTTCGTGGACTGGTACCAGTCGCCCGAGAACAACCGCGCCCCCGGCCGCACCTGCCTGACCGCGTGCGCCCTGCTCAAGGAGGAGGGCCGGGTCTGGCAGGAGGCAAGCCGGATCGGCTCCAAGGGCTGCGGCGCCAACATGCGCGTCGCCCCGATCGGTCTCACCCCCGGCCTGAGCGACGAACAGCGCGCCGGCGCCGCCCAGTTGCAGTCCGCGCTCACCCACGGACACCCCACCGCGCTGGCCGCCTCCGACCTCACCGCCCGCGCCGTCCGCCTGCTCGCCCAGGGCACCGACCCGGCCGGACTCGTCGGACAGCTGCGCTCGTACGCCCACGACAACCGCACCCGCTACCACCACACCTGGCTCGGCGACCTGTGGACCCGCTCCCACGACCCCAGCCCGGAGCACTTCATCGCACGCGGCTGGGACGAGTGCCTGGACATCCTCGGCCGCCTCCAGGAGGCCGTGCGCACCCACTCCCCGGAGACCGACCCGTGCCTGGCCACGGGCGAGGGCTGGATCGCCGAAGAGGCCCTCGCCACCGGACTGCTGTGCTTCCTGCTCTTCCCCGACGAGCCCGTCACCGCCCTGCGCCGGGCCGCCTGCTCCTCGGGCGACTCGGACTCGATCGCCTGCCTCACCGGGGCCTTCGCGGGCGCCTGGCGGGGCGCGGACGCCTGGCCGGCCGAGTGGGCCGACCGGATCGAGTACGGAGGCGACCTGTTGACGCTGGGGGCGCTCTGGGACGCTTAG
- a CDS encoding NUDIX hydrolase, whose product MLTIKEDRPAMEGYDKYAYEPFAVTVDLAVFTLRTGALHVLLVERGQEPYAGHWALPGGFVLPDESAETAARRELAEETGLADVSGLHLEQLRTYSEPDRDPRMRVVSVAFTALLPEPPEPRGGGDAAQARWQPYGTAGPLAFDHDRILADAHDRIGAQLENSCVATAFCPPEFTLGELQQVYETVWGTALDRPNFRRKVLATPGFVEPVPGAARLTGGRGKPAALYRAGTAGALHPPLLRPSREGPRS is encoded by the coding sequence ATGCTGACCATAAAGGAGGACCGGCCGGCCATGGAGGGCTACGACAAGTACGCCTACGAACCTTTCGCCGTCACCGTCGACCTCGCCGTTTTCACCCTCCGCACCGGCGCCCTGCACGTGCTGCTGGTCGAGCGCGGGCAGGAGCCGTACGCCGGCCACTGGGCGCTGCCCGGCGGCTTTGTGCTGCCCGACGAGTCCGCCGAGACGGCCGCCCGGCGCGAACTCGCCGAGGAGACCGGTCTGGCCGACGTCTCCGGACTCCACCTGGAGCAGCTGCGCACCTACAGCGAGCCGGACCGCGACCCCCGGATGCGGGTCGTCTCCGTCGCCTTCACCGCACTGCTCCCCGAGCCCCCCGAGCCCCGCGGCGGCGGTGACGCGGCCCAGGCCCGCTGGCAGCCGTACGGCACGGCCGGGCCGCTCGCCTTCGACCACGACCGGATCCTCGCCGACGCCCACGACCGGATCGGCGCCCAGCTGGAGAACAGCTGCGTCGCCACCGCCTTCTGCCCGCCCGAGTTCACCCTCGGCGAGCTGCAGCAGGTCTACGAGACCGTGTGGGGCACGGCCCTGGACCGGCCCAACTTCCGCCGCAAGGTGCTCGCCACGCCCGGCTTCGTCGAACCCGTCCCCGGCGCCGCCCGGCTGACCGGAGGCCGCGGCAAACCGGCCGCGCTCTACCGCGCGGGCACCGCAGGCGCCCTGCACCCGCCCCTGCTCCGACCGTCCCGGGAAGGACCCCGCTCATGA
- a CDS encoding pseudouridine synthase, with translation MRSSGSGKSGGRGNYRGAGNNRDERQGQGRPRKPRPEERRYDVGPGASTDGPKSGRGGAARGGAKGQPRQPQQSGGRTAPGRSREYEARAEERNRERYAGKKDVKLPKTFPGAEQEGERLQKVLARAGYGSRRACEELIEQARVEVNGEIVLEQGRRVDPETDEVKVDGLTVATQSYQFFSLNKPAGVVSTMEDPEGRQCLGDYVTNRETRLFHVGRLDTETEGVILLTNHGELAHRLTHPKYGVKKTYLAAIVGPIPRDLGKRLKDGIQLEDGYARADHFRVVEQTGKNYLVEVTLHEGRKHIVRRMLAEAGFPVEKLVRTSFGPITLGDQKSGWLRRLSNTEVGMLMKEVDL, from the coding sequence ATGCGAAGCAGCGGCAGCGGAAAGAGCGGCGGGCGCGGTAACTACCGCGGTGCCGGCAACAACAGGGACGAGCGGCAGGGGCAGGGCCGTCCCCGCAAGCCCCGCCCCGAGGAGCGCCGCTACGACGTCGGCCCCGGCGCGAGCACGGACGGTCCCAAGTCCGGGCGCGGCGGCGCGGCCCGCGGCGGCGCCAAGGGCCAGCCCAGGCAGCCTCAGCAGAGCGGCGGGCGTACGGCTCCGGGACGCTCCCGCGAGTACGAGGCGCGTGCAGAGGAGCGCAACCGCGAGCGCTACGCAGGCAAGAAGGACGTCAAGCTCCCCAAGACCTTCCCGGGCGCCGAGCAGGAGGGCGAGCGGCTGCAGAAGGTCCTCGCGCGCGCGGGCTACGGCTCCCGGCGCGCCTGCGAGGAGCTGATCGAGCAGGCCCGCGTCGAGGTCAACGGCGAGATCGTCCTGGAGCAGGGCCGCCGCGTCGACCCGGAGACGGACGAGGTCAAGGTCGACGGCCTGACGGTCGCGACGCAGTCGTACCAGTTCTTCTCGCTCAACAAGCCCGCCGGCGTCGTCTCCACGATGGAGGACCCGGAGGGGCGCCAGTGCCTCGGTGACTACGTCACCAACCGCGAGACCCGGCTCTTCCACGTCGGCCGGCTCGACACCGAGACCGAGGGCGTCATCCTGCTCACCAACCACGGCGAGCTGGCGCACCGACTCACGCACCCCAAGTACGGCGTGAAGAAGACCTACCTCGCCGCCATCGTGGGTCCGATCCCGCGCGACCTGGGCAAGCGCCTCAAGGACGGCATCCAGCTGGAGGACGGCTACGCGCGCGCGGACCACTTCCGCGTCGTCGAGCAGACCGGCAAGAACTACCTGGTCGAGGTGACCCTGCACGAGGGCCGCAAGCACATCGTGCGCCGCATGCTCGCCGAGGCGGGCTTCCCGGTCGAGAAGCTGGTGCGCACCTCCTTCGGCCCGATCACCCTGGGCGACCAGAAGTCGGGCTGGCTGCGCCGCCTGTCCAACACCGAGGTCGGCATGCTGATGAAGGAGGTCGACCTCTAG
- the scpB gene encoding SMC-Scp complex subunit ScpB produces the protein MSEETAEVPAGLGTVAGLDLKPALEAVLMVVDEPATEEHLAKILERPRRQIADALRELADEYTVQGRGFELRFVAGGWRFYTRSEYATAVERLVLDGQTARLTQAALETLAVVAYRQPVSRSRVSAVRGVNCDGVMRTLLQRGLVEEAGAEPETGAILYRTTNYFLERMGLRGLDELPELAPFLPEAEAIEAETQEGVPSFDPDAPDAPGGQDADD, from the coding sequence ATGAGTGAGGAGACCGCGGAAGTGCCGGCGGGCCTCGGTACCGTCGCCGGCCTTGATCTCAAGCCCGCCCTGGAGGCGGTCCTCATGGTCGTGGACGAGCCCGCGACCGAGGAGCACCTGGCCAAGATCCTGGAACGGCCCAGGCGGCAGATCGCGGACGCGCTGCGCGAGCTGGCCGACGAGTACACCGTGCAGGGCCGCGGCTTCGAGCTGCGCTTCGTCGCGGGCGGCTGGCGCTTCTACACCCGCTCCGAGTACGCGACCGCCGTCGAGCGGCTCGTGCTGGACGGCCAGACCGCCCGCCTCACCCAGGCCGCGCTGGAGACCCTCGCGGTCGTCGCCTACCGCCAGCCGGTCAGCCGCAGTCGCGTCTCAGCCGTGCGCGGAGTCAACTGCGACGGTGTGATGCGCACCCTGTTGCAGCGCGGTCTGGTCGAGGAGGCGGGCGCGGAACCCGAAACAGGTGCGATCCTGTACAGGACGACGAACTACTTCCTGGAGCGGATGGGCCTGCGCGGCCTGGACGAGCTTCCGGAGCTCGCGCCCTTCCTCCCGGAGGCGGAGGCGATCGAGGCCGAGACCCAGGAGGGAGTCCCGTCGTTCGACCCGGACGCGCCCGACGCGCCCGGCGGTCAGGATGCGGACGACTAA